A region from the Enterobacteriaceae endosymbiont of Donacia clavipes genome encodes:
- the eno gene encoding phosphopyruvate hydratase yields the protein MSKIKKIIGREIIDSRGNPTIEAEVHLNNGIIGMASVPSGASTGSKEAVELRDGDKKRFLGKGVLKSINIINTTINKYLFNQNSLNQSYIDNIMINMDNTNNKANFGANTILAVSLANARAAAKFENIPLYKYISIINNTSENFFMPLPMINIINGGKHADNNLDIQEFMIQPISAKNIKEAIRYGSEIFHHLFYVLKKNKMITSVGDEGGYAPNLNNNSEAFDLISEAVKNAGFILGKDITFAIDCAASELFYNKKYNLNSEKISLSSKEFTHFLFNLTKKYPISSIEDGLNESDWKGFIYQTKLLGNKIQLVGDDLFVTNTKFLKKGIKNKVANAILIKLNQIGSLTETLSTIKVAKQAGYKIVISHRSGETEDSFISDLAVGTNAEQIKTGSMSRSERISKYNQLIRIEEKL from the coding sequence TCCGACTATTGAAGCAGAAGTTCATTTAAATAATGGTATAATAGGAATGGCTTCAGTTCCTTCTGGTGCTTCTACAGGATCTAAAGAAGCAGTAGAATTACGTGATGGAGATAAAAAAAGATTTTTAGGTAAAGGAGTTTTAAAATCTATTAATATAATTAATACTACTATCAATAAATATTTATTTAATCAAAATTCATTAAATCAATCATATATAGATAATATTATGATTAATATGGATAATACTAATAATAAAGCTAATTTTGGAGCAAATACAATTTTAGCTGTTTCCTTAGCTAATGCTAGAGCTGCAGCAAAATTTGAAAATATTCCATTATATAAATATATAAGTATTATTAATAATACCTCAGAAAATTTTTTTATGCCATTACCAATGATTAATATTATTAATGGTGGAAAACATGCAGATAATAATTTAGATATACAAGAATTTATGATTCAACCTATTAGTGCAAAAAATATAAAAGAAGCTATACGTTATGGTTCAGAAATTTTTCATCATTTATTTTATGTTCTTAAAAAAAATAAAATGATTACATCAGTAGGTGATGAAGGAGGATATGCTCCAAATTTAAATAATAATAGTGAAGCATTTGATTTAATATCAGAAGCTGTTAAAAACGCTGGATTTATTTTAGGTAAAGATATCACTTTTGCTATTGATTGTGCCGCTTCTGAATTATTTTATAATAAAAAATATAATTTAAATAGTGAAAAAATAAGTCTTTCTTCAAAAGAATTTACACATTTTTTATTTAATTTAACAAAAAAATATCCTATATCTTCTATAGAAGATGGTTTAAATGAATCTGATTGGAAAGGTTTTATTTATCAAACAAAATTATTAGGTAATAAAATTCAATTAGTAGGAGATGATTTATTTGTTACTAATACTAAATTTTTAAAAAAAGGTATAAAAAATAAAGTTGCTAATGCAATTTTAATAAAATTAAATCAAATTGGGTCTCTTACTGAAACTTTATCTACAATAAAAGTTGCTAAACAAGCAGGATATAAAATAGTTATTTCACATAGATCAGGAGAAACAGAAGATTCATTTATTTCTGATTTAGCAGTTGGTACTAATGCTGAACAAATTAAAACTGGATCTATGAGTCGTTCTGAACGAATATCAAAATACAATCAATTAATTAGAATAGAAGAAAAATTATAA
- a CDS encoding ATP-binding cassette domain-containing protein → MKTYKEKYIIFWLKKQSFFAKNLLKMSYLLNIINIFVIVIQNWILAKQVQFFFIEEKKNKIFYYCIILLFCFIIKSLLIFLINKINFNYSQIIKNIIRKKIINKLLHQYYEKLKNKMSGADLSLIIDQVENLQDYYKKYVPQLFTIKITSLIILTTIFFISWITSFLLIIISILIIFFIILIGKKTIKKNKKNFKILSLLNGFFFDRLKGIETIRLFNFKKIEIKKISLYIEKFRKKNIEILKIVFLTSAVLEFFINISVAFIAIYFSFIYLNIINFGFYNKNIKLFHSFFTLILISEYFQNFNNLGILYHVKSKAIGAANNIIKLLNNKKFNNLNMKKNYFLKKIKKLKIEAKNLVVKNKIGNILIGPISFKIKSKKNIIISGPNGCGKTTLFNVLLGLIPYNGSLKVNNIEFKNINLYSWYKQISYVKQNPTLPAITIKKNLFFNKKINKKKIQKIIKKIGIIDFINKLPNKLNTILNKKNVCLSIGQIQRIVIARSLIKDNILLLLDEPINNIDMKNQYNIMKIIQKNTLFFNISITITHKIYNVCYYDEIWHMKNGKIIKKIYPKLKKKFFFKKRNF, encoded by the coding sequence ATGAAAACATATAAAGAAAAATATATAATCTTTTGGTTAAAAAAACAGAGTTTTTTTGCTAAAAATTTATTAAAAATGTCATATTTATTAAATATTATTAATATTTTTGTAATTGTAATTCAAAATTGGATTTTAGCTAAACAAGTACAATTTTTTTTTATTGAAGAAAAAAAAAATAAAATTTTTTATTATTGTATAATATTACTTTTTTGTTTTATTATTAAATCATTATTAATATTTTTAATTAATAAAATTAATTTTAATTATAGTCAAATAATAAAAAATATTATTCGAAAAAAAATTATAAATAAATTATTACATCAATATTATGAAAAATTAAAAAATAAAATGTCAGGAGCTGATTTATCTCTAATTATAGATCAAGTAGAAAATTTACAAGATTATTATAAAAAATATGTACCTCAATTATTCACTATTAAAATAACATCTTTAATAATTTTAACAACTATATTTTTTATTAGTTGGATAACAAGTTTTTTACTTATTATTATAAGTATATTAATTATTTTTTTTATAATATTAATTGGGAAAAAAACTATAAAAAAAAATAAAAAAAATTTTAAAATATTATCACTTTTAAATGGATTTTTTTTTGATAGATTAAAAGGAATAGAAACTATTAGATTATTTAATTTTAAAAAAATAGAAATAAAAAAAATTTCTTTATATATTGAAAAATTTAGAAAAAAAAACATTGAAATATTAAAAATTGTTTTTTTAACTTCCGCAGTTTTAGAATTTTTTATTAATATTTCTGTAGCATTTATTGCCATCTATTTTAGTTTTATATATTTAAATATCATAAATTTTGGATTTTATAATAAAAATATTAAATTATTTCATAGTTTTTTTACATTAATTTTAATTTCTGAATATTTTCAAAATTTTAATAATTTAGGAATACTATATCATGTTAAATCTAAAGCAATTGGAGCTGCTAATAATATTATAAAATTATTAAATAATAAAAAATTTAATAATTTAAATATGAAAAAAAACTATTTTTTAAAAAAAATAAAAAAATTAAAAATAGAAGCTAAAAATTTAGTAGTTAAAAATAAAATAGGAAATATATTAATAGGACCTATATCTTTTAAAATAAAATCTAAAAAAAATATAATTATTAGTGGACCTAATGGTTGTGGTAAAACAACATTATTTAATGTTTTATTAGGTCTTATCCCATATAATGGATCATTAAAAGTTAATAATATAGAATTTAAAAATATAAATTTATATAGTTGGTATAAACAAATATCATATGTTAAACAGAATCCTACACTCCCTGCTATAACAATTAAAAAAAATTTATTTTTTAACAAAAAAATAAATAAAAAAAAAATACAAAAAATTATAAAAAAAATTGGTATAATAGATTTTATTAATAAATTACCCAATAAATTAAATACAATTCTTAATAAAAAAAATGTATGTTTATCAATTGGACAAATACAAAGAATAGTTATTGCTAGATCTTTAATTAAAGATAATATTTTATTATTATTAGATGAACCAATAAATAATATTGATATGAAAAATCAATATAATATTATGAAAATAATACAAAAAAATACTTTATTTTTTAATATTAGTATAACTATTACTCATAAAATATATAATGTTTGTTATTATGATGAAATTTGGCATATGAAAAACGGTAAAATTATAAAAAAAATATATCCAAAATTAAAAAAAAAATTTTTTTTTAAAAAAAGGAATTTTTAA
- a CDS encoding ATP-binding cassette domain-containing protein translates to MFYLLYFLIHHKKYIKKIFLGVILSIIYNLLDILLSIISGYLLTSTFLLSINKNNYIYYNYIIPSIIIRIISITKIITKYYEKITKHNTTLYLLKNLRILIFKKIFPLYPSNLTIFQNIEILNILISDIEILDFLYIQIITPIFSIVITMLIIFINLSFLNLFFSLIFFIIFIILLLLYLIYFYKKNKIIGEKNVKIKKKYYITINNLLSHHLEYKIFDGINFILTKINLLEIKWQKTQSIQNNYNIQSQILIIFIINIIMIIFIIYNHIFFYDINLKNKIILFLLFLISLSNILLPLSNIFQNLSEIFFSAKNIFNIIEQKPNINFINENKYKKKKISTIDIVNLSFRYNNQSPYVLKNISLNIKSKKKIIITGHNGSGKSTLLMLLTRAWDPVKGKIYYNKYNLKNWNLSLLRNNISVINQEIYLFSDTLKNNILLNNQNNKNINNNYLIKILKLVGLEKLLNNKKGLNIWLGDGGRILSGGELKKLGIARTIIHNGNLILLDEPTEGLDLLTSNKIINLLFSIFYNKTIIFITHNINILRKADCIYFMDNGYLIKKGKYNNLINKSYYWNFTKNNIT, encoded by the coding sequence ATGTTTTATTTACTATATTTTTTAATACATCATAAAAAATATATTAAAAAAATTTTTTTAGGTGTTATTTTATCTATAATTTATAATTTATTAGATATTTTATTATCCATAATTTCTGGTTATTTATTAACTTCTACTTTTTTATTAAGTATTAATAAAAATAATTATATATATTATAATTATATTATACCTTCAATTATTATTAGAATTATTTCAATAACAAAAATTATTACCAAATATTATGAAAAAATAACTAAACATAATACTACTTTATATTTATTAAAAAATTTAAGAATTTTAATTTTTAAAAAAATATTTCCTTTATATCCATCAAATTTAACTATATTTCAAAATATTGAAATATTAAATATATTAATTTCTGATATTGAAATATTAGATTTTTTATATATACAAATAATTACACCAATATTTAGTATTGTAATTACAATGTTAATAATTTTTATAAATTTAAGTTTTTTAAATTTATTCTTTTCTTTAATTTTTTTTATTATTTTTATAATTTTATTATTATTATATTTAATATATTTTTATAAAAAAAATAAAATAATAGGAGAAAAAAATGTAAAAATTAAAAAAAAATATTATATTACTATAAACAATCTTTTATCACATCATTTAGAATATAAAATATTTGATGGTATTAATTTTATACTTACTAAAATAAATTTATTAGAAATAAAATGGCAAAAAACACAATCTATACAAAATAATTATAATATTCAATCTCAAATATTAATAATTTTTATTATAAATATTATTATGATAATATTTATAATTTATAATCATATATTTTTTTATGATATAAATTTAAAAAATAAAATTATTTTATTTTTATTATTTTTAATTTCGTTATCTAATATATTACTTCCTTTAAGTAATATTTTTCAAAATCTTAGTGAAATATTTTTTTCTGCTAAAAATATATTTAATATTATAGAACAAAAACCTAATATTAACTTTATAAATGAAAATAAATATAAAAAAAAAAAAATTTCAACTATAGATATAGTAAATTTATCATTTCGTTATAATAATCAATCCCCTTATGTACTAAAAAATATATCATTAAATATAAAATCAAAAAAAAAAATAATTATAACTGGACATAATGGTAGTGGTAAATCTACATTATTAATGTTATTAACTAGAGCATGGGATCCTGTGAAAGGTAAAATTTATTATAATAAATATAATTTAAAAAATTGGAATTTATCTTTATTAAGAAATAATATTAGTGTTATAAATCAAGAAATATATCTTTTTAGTGATACATTAAAAAATAATATTCTTTTAAACAATCAAAATAATAAAAATATTAATAATAATTATTTGATAAAAATTTTAAAATTAGTAGGTTTAGAAAAATTATTAAACAATAAAAAAGGATTAAATATATGGCTAGGAGATGGAGGTAGAATCCTTTCTGGAGGAGAATTAAAAAAATTAGGTATAGCAAGAACTATAATTCATAATGGAAATTTAATTTTATTAGATGAACCTACTGAAGGATTAGATTTATTGACATCTAATAAAATAATAAATTTATTATTTTCTATTTTTTATAATAAAACAATTATTTTTATTACTCATAATATTAATATTTTAAGAAAAGCAGATTGTATTTATTTTATGGATAATGGTTATTTAATTAAAAAAGGTAAATATAACAATTTAATAAATAAAAGCTATTATTGGAATTTTACAAAAAATAATATAACATAA
- the infA gene encoding translation initiation factor IF-1 has protein sequence MSKENNIEMQGIVLNTLPNTIFHVKLENGHIVTAHISGKMRKNYIRILTGDKVTVELTPYDLKKGRIIFRSR, from the coding sequence ATGTCTAAAGAAAATAATATAGAAATGCAAGGAATAGTATTAAATACATTACCTAATACTATTTTTCATGTAAAATTAGAAAATGGTCATATAGTAACTGCACATATATCAGGAAAAATGAGAAAAAATTATATTCGTATATTAACAGGAGATAAAGTTACCGTAGAATTAACTCCATATGATTTAAAAAAAGGTAGAATTATCTTTCGTAGTCGTTAA
- the trxB gene encoding thioredoxin-disulfide reductase, with product MKNNKKTKLLILGSGPAGFTAAIYAARANLNPVLVTGKNIGGQLIQTLNIENWPGNFPYITGPKLMEQLHDHAIYFNTKIINDIIIKIINFKKSPFILEGNLFNFICKSIIIATGSYPRFLGLPSETEFLGKGISYCAICDGFLYRNKVVAVIGGGNTALEEALYLSNISSQVHLIHRKNNFNAEKILINKIKIKIKEKKIILHTPYVVKKILGDNTGVTGIKIFSVNSKNIKIIKLYGIFILIGSIPNTILFKKKLKLNKKGYILTNNQKLNNKKFFTQTNIPGIFAAGDVMDSIYRQAITSAATGCMAALDAQKFLNNNE from the coding sequence ATGAAAAATAATAAAAAAACAAAACTTCTTATTTTAGGTTCTGGTCCTGCTGGTTTTACAGCAGCTATATATGCAGCGAGAGCAAATTTAAATCCTGTTTTAGTAACTGGGAAAAATATCGGAGGACAACTTATACAAACATTAAACATAGAAAATTGGCCAGGAAATTTCCCATATATAACTGGACCAAAACTAATGGAACAATTACATGATCATGCTATATATTTTAATACTAAAATTATTAATGATATAATAATAAAAATCATTAATTTTAAAAAATCACCTTTTATATTAGAAGGAAATTTATTTAATTTTATTTGCAAAAGTATTATTATAGCAACAGGATCATATCCAAGATTTTTAGGTTTACCTTCTGAAACAGAATTTTTAGGTAAAGGAATATCTTATTGTGCTATTTGTGATGGATTTTTATATCGTAATAAAGTGGTTGCAGTTATAGGAGGGGGAAATACTGCTTTAGAAGAAGCATTATATTTATCAAATATTTCTTCTCAAGTGCATCTAATTCATAGAAAAAATAATTTTAATGCAGAAAAAATATTAATTAATAAAATTAAAATTAAAATAAAAGAAAAAAAAATAATTTTACATACTCCTTACGTAGTAAAAAAAATATTAGGTGATAATACAGGAGTTACAGGTATAAAAATTTTTTCTGTTAATAGTAAAAATATTAAAATAATAAAATTATATGGTATATTTATCCTAATAGGTAGTATTCCTAATACTATTTTATTTAAAAAAAAATTAAAACTTAATAAAAAAGGTTATATATTAACAAATAATCAAAAATTAAATAATAAAAAGTTTTTTACACAAACAAATATTCCTGGAATTTTTGCTGCTGGAGATGTTATGGATAGTATATACAGACAAGCAATAACGTCAGCAGCTACAGGATGTATGGCTGCATTAGATGCACAAAAATTTTTAAATAATAATGAATAA
- the serS gene encoding serine--tRNA ligase, whose product MLDINLLRNNIDYVYKILKKRNFNLNIDLIKKLEKERKNLQTKMEFLQIKRNKISKILSQKNINNIIKLKKKVIIYNDKISKYKIILNNIKKDIHNIYSVIPNLPLEDVPIGKNSNENKEIKKWGNIIQYNFPIRDHLELGILNKGIDIKSAVNLSGSKFIILKGLIAYLHRILIQFMLDIHINKHGYEEIYVPYIVKKKILYGTGQLPKFSKDLFQIKNFKNNNECKYFLIPTAEVPLTNLLNNKIVEEKILPIKLVSHSTCFRSEVGSYGQYDKGLIRTHQFDKVELVQLVKPKNSVKTLEEITQHAEKILQLLNLPYRKMLLCTGDMGFSSRKTYDLEVWFPSKNKYYEISSCSNMWDFQSRRIKARYRKKKNNKINFIHTLNGSGLAVGRTLAAIMENYQLKNGTIIIPKILQPYMKGITCIK is encoded by the coding sequence ATGTTAGATATTAATTTACTACGTAATAATATTGATTATGTTTATAAAATTTTAAAAAAAAGAAATTTTAATTTAAATATTGATTTAATAAAAAAATTAGAAAAAGAACGAAAAAATTTACAAACTAAAATGGAATTTTTACAAATAAAAAGAAATAAAATTTCTAAAATTTTATCACAAAAAAATATTAATAATATTATTAAATTAAAAAAAAAAGTAATTATTTATAATGATAAAATATCTAAATATAAAATTATATTAAATAATATAAAGAAAGATATACATAATATTTATAGTGTAATACCTAATTTACCATTAGAAGATGTTCCTATCGGAAAAAATAGCAATGAAAATAAAGAAATTAAAAAATGGGGTAATATAATTCAATATAATTTTCCTATACGTGATCATTTAGAATTAGGTATTTTAAATAAAGGAATTGATATAAAATCAGCTGTAAATTTAAGTGGATCAAAATTTATTATTTTAAAGGGATTAATAGCATATTTACATCGAATTCTTATTCAATTCATGTTAGATATACATATTAATAAACATGGTTATGAAGAAATTTATGTTCCATATATAGTTAAAAAAAAAATTTTGTATGGAACTGGACAATTACCAAAATTTAGTAAAGATCTTTTTCAAATAAAAAATTTTAAAAATAATAATGAATGTAAATATTTTTTAATTCCAACAGCAGAAGTTCCATTAACAAATTTATTAAATAATAAAATTGTTGAAGAAAAAATATTACCAATAAAATTAGTATCTCATAGTACTTGTTTTAGATCTGAAGTTGGTTCATATGGACAATATGATAAAGGATTAATACGGACACATCAATTTGATAAAGTAGAATTAGTACAATTAGTAAAACCTAAGAATTCTGTAAAAACTTTAGAAGAAATTACTCAACATGCAGAAAAAATATTACAATTATTAAATTTACCTTATAGAAAAATGTTATTATGTACAGGAGATATGGGTTTTTCTTCAAGAAAAACATATGATTTAGAAGTATGGTTTCCTTCAAAAAACAAATATTATGAAATTTCTTCTTGTTCTAATATGTGGGATTTTCAATCTAGAAGAATAAAGGCAAGATATAGAAAAAAAAAAAATAATAAAATTAATTTTATACATACTTTAAATGGTTCAGGACTTGCAGTAGGTAGAACATTAGCCGCTATAATGGAAAATTATCAACTTAAAAATGGTACAATTATTATTCCAAAAATATTACAACCATACATGAAAGGAATAACATGTATTAAATAG
- the argR gene encoding transcriptional regulator ArgR gives MGIIFTKKKEDNLVKIFKNLIKQEKFSTQTEIVHALQEEGFNNINQSKVSRMLTKFGAVRIRNTRMEMVYCFPLELSVPNTTSPLKNLVLDIDYNDILIIIHTSPGAAQLIARLLDSLGKPEGILGTIAGDDTIFVVPTRLFKTIHLYNSIQNLFKQKCK, from the coding sequence ATGGGAATAATTTTTACAAAAAAAAAAGAGGATAATTTAGTTAAAATATTTAAAAATTTAATTAAACAAGAAAAATTTAGTACACAAACGGAAATTGTACATGCTTTACAAGAAGAAGGATTTAATAATATTAATCAATCTAAAGTATCTAGAATGTTAACAAAATTTGGAGCAGTAAGAATCAGAAATACTAGAATGGAAATGGTGTATTGTTTCCCTCTAGAATTAAGTGTTCCAAATACAACTAGTCCATTAAAAAATTTAGTTTTAGATATTGATTATAATGATATTTTAATTATTATTCATACAAGCCCTGGAGCAGCTCAATTAATAGCAAGATTATTGGATTCTTTAGGAAAACCAGAAGGAATATTAGGTACTATTGCTGGAGATGATACTATTTTTGTAGTACCTACACGTTTATTTAAAACTATTCATTTATATAATTCTATACAAAATTTATTTAAACAAAAATGTAAATAA
- the rplM gene encoding 50S ribosomal protein L13, with protein MNTMLKKNFNRQWYLINAKKKILGRLSCIIIHYLMGKHKILYKPHIDIGDYVIVINAEQIRITGKKSKNKFYFSHSGYAGGLKKVSFEQLIQKNPKKIIEHSIKGMLPKNKIGILMLNRLKIYKGKIHKHIAQKQYILDI; from the coding sequence ATGAATACTATGTTAAAAAAGAATTTTAATCGTCAATGGTATCTTATAAATGCAAAAAAAAAAATTTTAGGTAGATTATCTTGCATAATTATTCATTATTTAATGGGTAAACATAAAATTTTATATAAACCTCATATTGATATAGGTGATTATGTTATTGTAATTAATGCTGAACAAATTAGAATTACAGGGAAAAAAAGTAAAAATAAATTTTATTTTAGTCATAGTGGTTATGCTGGAGGATTAAAAAAAGTATCATTTGAACAATTAATTCAAAAAAATCCTAAAAAAATAATTGAACATTCAATAAAAGGAATGCTACCTAAAAATAAAATAGGAATTTTAATGTTAAATAGGTTAAAAATTTATAAAGGAAAAATTCATAAACATATAGCACAAAAACAATATATTTTAGATATTTAG
- the rpsI gene encoding 30S ribosomal protein S9 yields MNKNFFNYYGTGRRKSSSARVFIKKGNGAIDINKKKINIFFVRNTHRLMIIKPLELIKMHNKLDLYITVKGGGISGQAGAIRHGITRALIKYDNSFRKDLKKAGFITRDDRKVERKKVGLKKARRSPQFSKR; encoded by the coding sequence ATGAATAAAAATTTTTTTAATTATTACGGTACAGGAAGAAGAAAAAGTTCTTCTGCTAGAGTATTTATTAAAAAAGGTAATGGGGCTATTGATATTAATAAAAAAAAAATAAATATTTTTTTTGTTAGAAATACACATCGTTTAATGATAATAAAACCTTTAGAATTAATAAAAATGCATAATAAATTAGATTTATATATTACTGTAAAAGGAGGTGGTATTTCAGGACAAGCAGGAGCTATTAGACATGGAATTACTAGAGCTTTAATAAAATATGATAATTCTTTTAGAAAAGATTTAAAAAAAGCAGGTTTTATAACTCGTGATGATCGTAAAGTAGAGCGTAAAAAAGTCGGTTTAAAAAAAGCTAGACGTAGTCCACAATTTTCAAAACGTTAA